The following nucleotide sequence is from Glycine max cultivar Williams 82 chromosome 9, Glycine_max_v4.0, whole genome shotgun sequence.
tgttaaaatttgtaaaataatggaAGTTTGGGAGTAAGGTTTTTTCATTCAAGCTGAGAAGAGCTCACGTAGAAATCTACTCATTGTTGTCATATACGCAGCATATCTTCCTCTTGTGCTGTTCAAAGTTTGATCATCCTCTAGACAAAAACAGTcgaaattcaaacaaaaaaaaaaaagatcattaTCTAGGCAAAAACGCATTACCAACTAGTCGAAATTCACACATCAAAAAGGAGGCGGAGGTATGGAAAAGAACAGACTATTTGTTGTGTCTGATGCCAGAATTTATAATGTTTTGGCGTTGTCTCAAACTTCTTTtatggttttcttttttattgttatttttaatgtaaaatacgataatttaattcaatagTTATTACAAAAATGCCGTATATCACTTCTGATCAGTTATAGCTGAAGGTGTGGAGAAAAGTTATTATTCTACTATAGAGAAtttttttcacttcaatttgatttctttgatGTATTTGCTAAACGTTAATTACAAAAGACTAGTATGTAAAGTGCAAGTAATATACATTCACATTCACCAATATTGTCAATAATGAGTATTGACCAATATTGTCAATAATGAGTATTGAAACAAGtgttatgaaaattaaactagtAATCTACTTAAGATATTGGATCAATAGGTCAGATATTTAGTTGATCACTTAATAAAATGTTATCAATccacatttttataatttaaaattaaattcattgtcATAATcaaactataaatattatataattatttattactataaataattttattaagtattatcattaaattaaaaaattcttatttttcaagACTAACAAGTCTATTAAAGAGGTATAtcacaaatattaattagtatgtcaattagttattatatattcttataAAGATTACATGaacatattatgttatttattaattagttaataataatttgacatgttatatgaattataaaaaaatacttttcaacCAGGTCAAACTGAACCAATTTGGTCAAAAAGCATCATTTACATTTTCGATCCTACGAAATCTAGCATGCACAAGTTATTTGGACCGTTAAATATAGGTCTAAGATTGCCGACGgctattatttttaagtaatccaaattttatattatggtTAACAAAATACCCACATGGAAAAGGAAAATCTCCAAAAGGTTGGTCTCTTTTCGATTTCAGTTGCAGCCTTGCACTTGCAGTTAACCAATCTCCATAGACGATTAGTGAAGttgaatatttgaaagaaaagaaaagtacaaCAACAGAAGAAAATCTCCAGAAGAACTCTTGAGATCATGACACAAATAGAACACGTTTCGTTTCTCTATAGATGTTATTCAAACAATTTCTATGATTGCTTCTGTTTCACATCCCTTTGTCTCCACAATTGCCACTTCATCCCTACTTAAAGTTCAATATCGAATAACAGTCCAAATAAGTTGTGTACGGTGCCAAAGTCTAGAAACAAATTCTTGAACAAAATTTCACCCGACCCAGGAACCTTTCACAGAAACCTTCCCATTCACAACATAAGGGAGGTTTGTTATGGAGAAACTTATCACAAAATCCTCCTCAACCGAAGAGTTAAGTGTACTAGCCCCAACAAACTTGAGATAATCCCATTGAGCATTTTATTGTAGCAAAAAATCCAAcgatgaaggaaaaaaataaataaagagaatggAGACAAGAAGATAAGAGTAAGCATGACCTGAAAACAGAAATAACTGCAACTactattcaacaattaaagtcTGTAACATATAACCACTCAAAGCATTACAAGATAtcaaaaaattgattcaatctTTAACTCAACCTTGATGTATTTGAACAGAGGCTTCTACTAACTTTGTAAGGTAACACTACCCTTCAATGAGAACTGAAAATTCAAATCTCACATTCCAGTAAAAGCCTTCTTTGCACCGCTAGAGGATCCAGCGGGGATCACTTTCAACACATTGAACCTCACTGTCTTTGAGATTGGCCTATACATATGGCACAAATAAAGGCAATCAGATGGTTAAATCTATACAATAGAGTAGACAACAATAAATTCTCACATTAGTAATCCCAGAAAAGGTTTCTCCTATGAAAGTCTAACCTGCATTGGCCAATAATAACATGATCTCCTTCCTTAACACGGAAACAAGGTGATATGTGTGAAGGAATATTTGAATGCCGCTTTTCATATCTAAATAGAATGAGCAAAGAAGAAACATTAGTTACTTCTGTCCATGTAAACAACAATAACTGCTCACCAAAGGTATGGAAGGGGAATACCTCTGGTATTTCTTAATAAAATGAAGATAATTCCTCCTCACAATAATGGTCCTTGTCATCTTAGCACTGTGACAAGTACCGGCTAGGATACGACCCCGAATGGAAACATTGCCAGTGAAGGGGCACTTCTTGTCAATATAGGTTCCTGTATGGGGGGAAAAAAAACAGGACCATGATTTAGAAACAGAAGTCACCAAATAGACAGAAGAAAATGTAGCCCAAATGGAATAGTGAAGGTGAAGGTTACAAGTTTATGATATGAGCAACAAGACATCAATCACCATATAGATACTTAAAAGACACATCACAAGTTCACAACTGTGTATGTTCATATGCATAGACAATTTTTAGTTCTCATAACACAACATCAATCACATTATAAACTTTGGTCTTCACATCAATCTCACCTCTCCTCAACATGTTTGTTCCAGCATCCATGcaatataaaacattataaaCTCCaacttatcaaaaaaaaaaatatattaatgaataTTTCTCCTCACAGTCTCACACcataatttaagaattaatagACATATCATTTAAACACCAAGCCCCGTCCAATGAATTACTTTCCCAGCAACTTAGGACACTGGACATCAAAATAAATGCATCATCAAGTTTTACACATTCCAAAAACAAATCAGGGCTAGGTTAACAATTCAGCTTTCTATGCTCAGGATTCAGCCACCTAACTTAGCTATGAAGTAATTCTATTACTATCAACACACTTCACCTAATAAACAACAAATATACCAAAATGACACTTCAAAACTTCACAAAACCActgccattaaaaaaaaaacaacagggAAGCAAAAGCAGACGCCGGTGCCCCACATCGGAACAAGTCCGATGTCCCTAGAATGAAATTTATCAGCACCCTATAttctcaaattttaatatttactatAAAATCTGATGATACCTATATTCATAAGCCATAACAATAACATGAATCCTATAGGAGCAAAGTAAAAAGTTCTAATctgaaacataaaataaaagtgaataTTATATTTACCTTCAATGGCATCTCTGGGAGTCTTGAATCCAAGCCCAATTGACTTCCAAAAGCGATTCCCACCTTTCCCAGGCCTCTTTCCCTTCCCACCTTTCTTAGAGCTTCAAAAACACATCAACACAGACACCAACATAACTAAagcataataaataaacaaaatcaagcaGAGAGTAAATGATGCAATATTGTGTGAATCAGTATACCATAGAAACACTTTTGGTTGCTTCAGAAAAGCCTTCTCTGTCTGTAAGCCAAAATTTAAAAAGCAAATTATGAATAGCGAGTTAATGCAAGGCCACGAAAGAACCATTCTTATGAAGGAAAATAACTAACTTGTTCTGCCATGGTTGAGGCACTGTTTCAAACGGCGAAGCTTGCAGGCTTAGCTACTGTGGATAATAGTTTCAGACAGAAAGAAGCCGCATCCAGAAACCCTAATGAGTAGCGGTGAGAGTAATCTTATAACACATTTTATTTGGGTCCTACTTCCTGCACCCTGTTGTTTGCTTCCTACACATCCTGATATTTTGTGAGTGGACAAAATTGTCCTTCATGGGGTTATGATTATGATGAGCTGGTAACCCTTGCACCCAGAATATTTGTTCGCCCCAATCCCAGCAGCCACCTTTCACTCATCAGTGTTGAAATGAAGCACCACTTCCCTGACCAAGTGTGTCGAAACATAACACCCCCTATCCCATTGGGTCCAGCGATGATAACCCAGCCCGTGAGGTTTCTCGAAAGCTCCCATTGTAGGCGGGTCGAAGGTACACAACAACAGGTAAGTTTAGCCTTTGCCTTTGTGTTATGTTGTATTGCCGTATTTGGCTTTTCATTTTCGTGGTGGTGGTTTTCGGGTTTGGTTGTTCTTGAGATGGTGATTGTGCCATGGTTGGGTCACCATAAAAAATTTCAGAATAGGAAATCAAGAAGGCCATAACATTTTCGGAATAGGTATTTTGAAACATGTCTTTAATAGTGTTAGTTTtcttttacgactaacttttgtatagaaaagttttccaaaatgtatataaatctcccaatttatggttatttttggtaggattgtaaatatttatagtttagttttcatatgtgctcagtagaagccttccttatgaatttaatgtaaaattcacctcaatttcaggtaaaaggagaaaattatgaAGGTGCAAAAGTTGCTATCTCGCTAAGCCTGAATCATGCGCTTTGCGAGACCAAACCGCTAAGCGAGACAGCAGTGACTTAGCGATTGAGGACAAGCCTGAAGAGAGTTCTTCCACGCCAGCACGCGCCCAGCGCATATGCAGCTCGCTAAGAGAGACAATTGTCTcttttgcgctaagcgcgagattggcgctaagccaaatctcacttactcgcgcttagcgcgagaatggcgctaagcgcgccttcgCGGATAGAAAGTCCTTTTTTAAGCCTGACTTGCGGAAAATGTAAAAGAGGTCTAAATAGACTGTAAATTGTGTGCAGAGAACAGAGGAAAAGCTAAGCAAGGAAGCAAAGGCCCTAACTTTTAGATAGATTCTAGGTTAAAGAGTAAGTCCTAGGtttttagaggtggaggaggaaTCCCCATTGCTTTGTAATCTgctattttctctgaaaccctTCTCCTATCTGTGAAAGCTGCTCCCTTGTAATGGAGGGCTAAAATCCTTTGTTGGGAATCTCTGTTgaatacttgatgtaaatattattattatctatttgaagttattttcatgtgttcaatgtttctatctacgcttattgtatgcatgcttgtggtttgatcacccattgtgtgtgctgttaggaacttttacattggaaaatgtattgtttccttagaatttgatagagcagggctagataattgcattgctaggaatagagtgcagggttttggtttttattatgttgtgattataatgttgtttaaattaagctaagttcaacaagagacatctgtgaacgaagtttagtttaaattagtccaaactTACGAGACATTGatgtttggtatttttgtcctcagtatagaacacaaaaataattttaaatagagaaaaaatctaattgcatcaagtatctcggtagaaggacccaacacttttacttatttgttttcaaactcAATTGCTTACGTTTACTGTTCCTTTGATTAGAATAGAAAATACCTTTGTTTTCAATTCATGACActtaattctttttacaaacaCTTGCATTTTGAATGACACTtttccaagtaaaacaagttccctaagttcgatactcggttcattccattttaattatttacttgacgacccggtgcacttgccggttagatttcacatccacaaaaaaataagttgtagtACCAGGATGTGAACAAAGTATTTTGGCGCCGTTTccagggaacttctttttattttgaaaagtttagtTCAAATTGtaggtgtttatttttttattctttgattcattttttattttgtgaatatttagtTACTGCATAATTCATTGTTCGTTGGAATTGGTTAActgttgttttgcttgttttGCATGCAAAGAAGGTCTTCTGCAGGTGTTTTGATTCCCATAGACTTGGAAATTAATGTAACTTGCAGGAAAAGGAACGCAGAAAGGAATAGAAAGTTTTTGCAGGTCATTGAGGCAACAACAATTCAGGAAGAACCTCTATCttctgaggcatcttctagttttccaaaACAAGGGGAATCTCACATAGTATTATTTGAAGCCAATATCATGGCTGATGAGCCAAGAAGAGTTACCCTTGAAGATTACTCTAGCTCAAGTGTGCCGCAGTTCTTTACTAGCATTGTGCGGTCGGAGGTTCAAGCACAGAATATAACATATCCACATTCATTAATTCTGTTGATTcagaataatttgtttcatggtctgCCCATTGAAGACCCGTATGTACATCTAGCCATTTATATTGAGATTTCCAACATTGTTAGACTGGCTGGTGTGCCTGAGGATGCTGTTagattgagcttgttttcattttccttgtCTGGAGAGGCGAAAAGATGGCTCCATTCATTTAAAGGTAACAGTCTTAAGACTTGAGATGAAGTGGTTgaaaaattcttgaagaaatacttcccagagtccaagatTGCTGAAGGAAAAGCTACCATCTCATCCTTTCATCAATTTCCAGACGAGTCCTTGAGTGAGGCTTTGGAAAGATTTCATGGGTTACTAAGAAAGACACCTACTCATGGATTTTTAGAACCAATCTAGCTCAATATTTTCATTGACGGGTTAAGGCAATAATCCAAGCAGCTTttagatgcttctgcaggggaaaaaataaaattgaagacccctgaagaagtcatggaattaattgagaatatggCTGCTAGTGACCATGCAATCTTGCATGATAGAACACACATCCcaaccaaaagaagcttgttggAGCTCACATCACATgatgcattgttggcacaaaacaagttgttaTCCAAGCAACTTGAAGCATTATAGAAACATTGAGTAAGTTGCCAACCCAATTACATTCTGGAAAACCTTCACCCTCTTCTGTTTTGTAGGTTGCAGATTGTGTTATATGTGGTGGAGCACATGATTCTGGCTACTGCATTCCCATAGAAGATACAACACATGAAGTGAACTACATGGGGAACCAGCCAAGACCAAACTTTAATGTAGGTGGGTATTCTGGATTTCAACATGGCCAACAATATAATCAGCAACAGGGACAGTGGAGAACTCACCCTGGTAATCAATTCAATAAAGACCAAGGTGGGCCATCTAACAGGCCACAgcaacaagggcctagtctctatgacATAATGACAAAGCTGGAATAGACTCTTGCTCAGTTCATGCAAGTATCAATGTCTAATCAAAAGAGCACAGAGTCGGCCATCAAGAATCTAgaagtccaggtgggacaaTTCGCAAAACAACTGGCAGACCGATCGTCAAGCAGCTTTggagccaacacagagaagaattCGAAGGAGGAGCGCAAGGCTGTTATGACTAGAAGCAAAATGGTGAGCATGAATGAAGGTGAGAAGAGGATAGGTGAAGAAAAACAACAGCTGGTGACTGAACCAGAAATTGACCCAGTGGTGGAACCTTTGAGTGAGACTGAGGAAGAAGTAGAAGCAGAAGATGATCAGTAGAAGGAGATACCAGTAATAGtgagtgaaaaagaaataagtgagaataaagaaaaaaagaaaaagaaagagagaaagaaaaagaaaatgaaaaaaaatgagaaaaatgaaaaagaaaaataaagaaaagaagagaagaaaaagagcaAGAGTgagtgtgctagagagaaaaagaaagaagtatctCCAGCTAAAGGGAGAGAAGTACCATATCCCTTGGTACCTTCTAGAAAGGACAAAGAAAGACATCTGACATGTTTTCttgacatcttcaagaagctAGAGATCACcatgccctttggagaagctctACAGCAGATGTCGCTCTATGCTAAATTTCTGAAAGATATGCTAACCTGGAAGAACAAGTACATCCATAGTGACACCATAGTTGTGGAGGGGAACTGTAGTTCCATAATTCAATGCATCCTTCCACCAAAACATAAGGATCCAGGCAGTgtcactataccttgttctatagGTGACGTTTCTGTTGGCAAGGCTCTTATTGATTTGGGAGCCAGTATTAATTTGATGCCGCTTTCCATGTGTCAGAGGCTTGAAGAGTTGGAGATAATGCTGACTAAGATGACTTTACAGTTAACAGATCGCTCCATCACCAGACCCTATGGAGTAATAGAGGATGTTTTGGTTTGGGTCAAACACCTTATCTTTCCTGTTGACTTTATGGTAATAGACATAGAGGAAGATACATATATTCCCTTAATTTTGGGACGTCCATTTATGGCTATTGCAAGCTGTGTAGTAGACATCGGAAAGAAGAAGCTAGAAATGGGTATTGAAGACCAAAAAATTAGCTTTGAgctatttgatgaagaaatgacATTGCTGGACCAGAATGTTTGTCTAGAAGTGAAGGAGAGCGAATAGAAGGTTatgaaggagataaccaagatTGATCCGGGTTGACAAAGACTTTTCTGTCAAGCTAGTGAAGTTAAatgagcgcttactgggaggcaacccaacttattttattcttttccttGTTTTCATTTGCATTAGTTGAACATTTAACTTTGATTGTGGGAATATATTTCAGCATACATTGCATTGAAAAAAAGGGTTTCAAAAGCTTTCTTGAGCTATGGACTGAAAatttaacttagaaaattttcagAAGTCCATTCGCTAAGCACATCCCTTATGCTAAGCGAAATTCTCTAcaggcgctaagcgagctgtgATTGCGCTAAGCGCCTTAACCCCTGATCATTGGCTGTAGTGGTCTCGCTAAGTGCGTGCTCTGCGCTAAGCCTAAAAACTTCTCTAGATTTCAATTCTTTcgaattgggcttagcacagctgctcgctaagcgcacaaacCTTTATGGAATTGCATTTAtgagaattgcgctaagcgagccaccTCGCTTAGCAAGACCCACTCTTTGCATTTAAGAAGCAATTTATTCGCTAAGCACGAGTTGCAGGCCAATCAGATCTGCAGAACCCGCAAATCGCGTATCTTCGTGCTAAGCCCATAAACTTCTctggaattttaaatttttgaattgggcttagcgagcaaaTTCGCTAAGCGCGCATGTTTAAAAACTCAAACGTCACTTtgggctcgcttagcgagtctaCGCACTAAGCGAGAGGATTGAAATTTGCAGAAAGTAAAGAGGCGTAACTACCTTTGGCAGTTACCACCCCACTCTCTTCAGCATCTCCTCCTTCCCTGCATTTTCTACACCTTGCTTTCATTTCCAAATTGCCTGCAGATTTTTCTTCCTTTGCACACTCAATCTCAACAATTCAAGTAAGTGTTTCAACCTTGTCTTTATTTTCTcataagttttaaattttaggttAGTTGACTTAGTTACTGTTTAGGTTTAGATTGGTGTCTTGATTAATACTTTTAGCTTAGTTGTTAGTTAGAGTAGAGTTAGGGTTTTCTTGTGGATACAATGTGCTTGTTTTGATTAGGGTTAGATGGCCTAATAGGGGCCTAATTGAGGGGTTAAGAAAACCCCCGTTTTTTTGGAAATCGCGATGAGCGCGCTAAGCACACTGCTGGGCTAAGCAAGTTCATCATTTTTGTTGAACATTTGGATTTCCAGATGAACTCACTAAGC
It contains:
- the LOC100500186 gene encoding 40S ribosomal protein S11, giving the protein MAEQTEKAFLKQPKVFLCSKKGGKGKRPGKGGNRFWKSIGLGFKTPRDAIEGTYIDKKCPFTGNVSIRGRILAGTCHSAKMTRTIIVRRNYLHFIKKYQRYEKRHSNIPSHISPCFRVKEGDHVIIGQCRPISKTVRFNVLKVIPAGSSSGAKKAFTGM